One Setaria viridis chromosome 3, Setaria_viridis_v4.0, whole genome shotgun sequence DNA window includes the following coding sequences:
- the LOC117847273 gene encoding bidirectional sugar transporter SWEET1b, whose protein sequence is MENVVKFIFGISGNVIALFLFLSPVPTFWRIIRRRSTEDFSGVPYNMTLLNCLLSAWYGLPFVSPNNILVSTINGAGAAIETVYVVIFLVFASSRQTRLRMLGLASAVAMVFAAVALVSMLALHGERRKLLCGIAATVCSICMYGSPLSIMRLVVKTKSVEYMPFLLSLAVFLCGTSWFVYGLLGRDPFVAIPNGCGSFLGAVQLILYAIYRNSGGGKAGAGGRGGKQHGGVDDDVEMAAASDAKGSNKVAHDVGGAGNADRLV, encoded by the exons ATGGAGAATGTGGTGAAGTTCATCTTTGGAATTTCTG GAAATGTCATTGCGCTCTTTCTCTTCCTATCCCCAGT GCCTACCTTCTGGAGGATCATCAGAAGGAGATCAACGGAGGACTTCTCAGGAGTACCGTACAACATGACGCTCCTCAACTGTCTCCTATCAGCTTG GTACGGGCTGCCGTTCGTGTCCCCGAACAACATCCTGGTGTCGACGATCaacggcgcgggcgcggcgatCGAGACCGTGTACGTGGTCATCTTCCTGGTGTTCGCGTCGAGCCGGCAGACGCGGCTGCGGATGCTGGGCCtggcgtcggcggtggcgatggTATTCGCCGCCGTGGCGCTGGTGTCCATGCTGGCGCTACATGGAGAGAGGCGCAAGCTCCTCTGCGgcatcgccgccaccgtctGCTCCATCTGCATGTACGGCTCGCCGCTCTCCATCATG AGGCTGGTGGTGAAGACGAAGAGCGTGGAGTACATGCCGTTCCTGCTGTCGCTGGCGGTGTTCCTGTGCGGCACGTCGTGGTTTGTCTACGGCCTGCTCGGCCGCGACCCCTTCGTCGCG ATCCCCAACGGGTGCGGGAGCTTCCTGGGCGCCGTGCAGCTCATCCTGTACGCCATCTACCggaacagcggcggcggcaaggcgggcgccggcgggcggggcggcaaGCAGCACGGCGGCGTGGACGACGACGTGGAGATGGCGGCAGCCTCCGACGCGAAGGGCAGCAACAAGGTCGCCCacgacgtcggcggcgccggcaatgCGGACCGCCTGGTGTAG
- the LOC117849765 gene encoding scarecrow-like protein 1, with product MSFVRQADPSASCAESPYIHKFGPPGSVFPAQFASGTELLHHGPQPYNAEGYRQSGFNGTAAHAFQSSFYNTDSHVESHFNEATCSPANSNISQQNSQSLSDNQTADLEVEFDEDEMRLKLQELEHALLDDGDEIFSDLSGIIDDEWNDNMKNNDWTNTMKNIMSPDSPKESSPESSLCCPDSNNGEARHPKQLLFDCAEAISEYSVEEAQSIITELRQKVAIQGDPSQRIAAYLVEGLAATIQSSGKGIYRALRCKEAPTLYQLSAMQILFEICPCFRLGFMSANYAILEACKGEEVVHIIDFDINQGSQYINLIQFLRNNSNKPRLLRITGVDDPESVHRAVGGLKVVGQRLEKLAEDCEVPFEFRAVASNIEDVTPGMLDCRPGEALIVNFAFLLHHLPDESVSIVNERDQLLRMVKGLRPKLVTVVEQDANTNTTPFLARFREVYDYYSALFDSLDATLPRESPDRMNVERQCLAREIVNILACEGPDRVERYEVAGKWRARMAMAGFVPSPFNSNVIDGIKSLLKSYCDKYRFEKVHDGLHFGWGDKTLVVSSAWQ from the exons ATGTCTTTCGTTAGGCAAGCAGACCCATCAGCATCCTGTGCGGAGAGTCCTTACATTCACAAATTTGGGCCACCAGGCTCAGTTTTCCCAGCACAATTTGCCTCTGGTACAGAATTGCTTCATCATGGACCTCAACCGTACAATGCTGAGGGCTATAGGCAGTCTGGTTTCAATGGCACAGCGGCTCATGCATTTCAGAGCTCGTTTTACAATACTGATAGCCATGTTGAATCTCACTTCAATGAAGCAACATGTTCTCCAGCAAACTCCAATATATCTCAGCAGAACTCCCAGTCTTTGTCAGACAATCAGACCGCTGATCTTGAAGTAGAGTTTGATGAAGATGAGATGAGGCTAAAGCTTCAGGAGCTTGAGCATGCTTTACTCGATGATGGTGATGAGATCTTTTCTGATTTATCAGGAATCATTGATGATGAGTGGAATGATAACATGAAGAACAATGACTGGACTAATACCATGAAGAATATCATGAGTCCAGACTCTCCAAAAGAGTCATCACCGGAATCAAGCCTCTGTTGCCCTGACAGCAATAATGGAGAAGCACGGCATCCAAAACAGTTGCTCTTTGACTGCGCTGAAGCAATTTCTGAGTATAGCGTCGAAGAAGCACAATCAATAATAACAGAATTGCGACAGAAGGTTGCAATTCAGGGAGACCCTTCGCAGAGAATTGCAGCCTATCTTGTGGAGGGCCTTGCTGCCACAATACAGTCTTCAGGGAAAGGGATCTACAGGGCTCTGAGGTGCAAGGAGGCCCCTACTCTGTACCAGCTTTCAGCTATGCAGATCCTCTTTGAAATATGCCCATGCTTCAGGCTAGGCTTCATGTCCGCCAACTATGCTATTCTTGAAGCCTGTAAAGGTGAAGAGGTTGTGCACATTATTGACTTTGACATCAACCAGGGTAGCCAGTACATAAATTTGATCCAGTTCCTACGGAATAACAGTAACAAGCCACGCCTTTTGAGGATAACAGGAGTTGATGACCCAGAGTCAGTGCACAGGGCTGTTGGAGGACTGAAGGTTGTTGGTCAGCGACTCGAGAAGCTTGCAGAGGACTGTGAGGTACCATTTGAGTTCAGGGCAGTGGCTTCTAACATCGAGGATGTGACACCTGGAATGCTGGATTGCCGTCCTGGAGAGGCCCTCATTGTTAACTTTGCATTCCTGCTGCACCACCTGCCCGATGAAAGCGTCTCAATTGTGAACGAAAGGGACCAGCTCCTCCGTATGGTGAAGGGTCTCCGACCAAAACTAGTGACAGTGGTGGAGCAGGATGCAAATACTAACACCACCCCATTCCTTGCAAG GTTCCGTGAGGTCTATGACTATTACTCGGCACTTTTTGATTCACTAGATGCAACCCTTCCAAGGGAAAGCCCAGATAGAATGAATGTGGAGAGGCAATGCCTGGCACGAGAAATTGTCAACATCTTAGCTTGTGAAGGTCCTGACCGTGTGGAAAG GTATGAGGTGGCTGGGAAATGGAGAGCAAGGATGGCGATGGCTGGCTTTGTACCGTCCCCATTTAACAGCAACGTGATTGATGGCATAAAATCTCTACTGAAATCATACTGTGACAAGTACAGGTTCGAGAAGGTACACGATGGCCTCCATTTTGGCTGGGGAGACAAGACGCTCGTCGTCTCGTCGGCATGGCAATAG